CGGCATCGGCACATTGCGCACCGGACGCAGGTACGCGTTGGCCCACAGCGCCTGGCCCTGGTCGGACAGCACGAAGTCCAGCACCTTGCGGCCGTCGTTGGCGTGCGGGGCGTTATTGACCAGGCTCATCACGTACGGCACCACCAGCGTGCCTTCCTTCGGAATCACGAAGGCCACATTGGCGCGGTCCTTGTACCTGGCGCGGTAGGCGTTGAAGTCGTAGTCGAGCAGGATGGGGATTTCACCGGACAGCACGCGCGCATAGGCGGTCTGCTTCGGCACGATCGGCTGGTTCTTCTGCAGGTCGCGGAAGTACTTGAAGGCCGGGCCGAAGTTATCGAGCGACCCGCCCATGGCCTGGTTCACGGCCACCGCGCCGACGTAGCCCACAAAGGCGCTGGCCGGGTCCAGATAGCCCACCAGGCCCTTGTACTCGGGCTTGAGCAGGTCGGCCCACGACTGGGGCACCGGCTTGCCGCGCAGCGCATCGACGTTGACCATGAAGCCCAGCGTTCCCGAATGGATGGCGAACCAGTTGCCCTGCGGGTCTTTCAGGCCGTCGGGGATGTCGTTCCAGTGGGCCGGCTTGTACGGCTGCGTCACGCCATCGGCCTTGGCCTGGATGCCGAACGTCACGCCCAGGTAGGTC
This region of Cupriavidus sp. EM10 genomic DNA includes:
- a CDS encoding ABC transporter substrate-binding protein, which gives rise to MSTQSFWRRPLRWLATAAAVATTFAAFSQGAGAQTAICYNCPPEWADWAAQIRAIKEKTGVTVPFDNKNSGQSLAQLVAEKASPVADVTYLGVTFGIQAKADGVTQPYKPAHWNDIPDGLKDPQGNWFAIHSGTLGFMVNVDALRGKPVPQSWADLLKPEYKGLVGYLDPASAFVGYVGAVAVNQAMGGSLDNFGPAFKYFRDLQKNQPIVPKQTAYARVLSGEIPILLDYDFNAYRARYKDRANVAFVIPKEGTLVVPYVMSLVNNAPHANDGRKVLDFVLSDQGQALWANAYLRPVRNVPMPAEVQSRFLPAADYARAKPVDFGKMAQSQKAFSDQYLKEVR